In Marmota flaviventris isolate mMarFla1 chromosome 17, mMarFla1.hap1, whole genome shotgun sequence, a single genomic region encodes these proteins:
- the Dus1l gene encoding tRNA-dihydrouridine(16/17) synthase [NAD(P)(+)]-like isoform X2: MPKLQGFEFWSRTLGGARHVVAPMVDQSELAWRLLSRRHGAQLCYTPMLHAQVFVRDANYRKENLYCEVCPEDRPLIVQFCANDPEVFVQAALLAQDYCDAIDLNLGCPQMIAKRVLLAHEKLSVPVTCKIRVFPEIDKTVRYAQMLEKAGCQLLTVHGRTKEQKGPLSGAASWEHIKAVRKAVAIPVFANGNIQCLQDVERCIQDTGVQGVMSAEGNLHNPALFEGRSPAVWELAEEYLDIVRQHPCPLSCVRAHLFKLWHHTLQVHQQLREELARVKTLEGIAAVSRALKLQCQEDMSRQEEGARPTGDLPFFHWICQPCVRPGPKESTKESSGGRSKRALEEEEGGTDGLSKNKQKKQLRNPHKTFNPSLKPKYAKCDQCGNPKGNRCVFNLCRGCCKKRAFRETADCPGHGLLFKTKLEKSLTWKGTQPGLQEPPQTGPVAPGGFSEVVGSALA; the protein is encoded by the exons ATGCCCAAGCTGCAGGGGTTCGAGTTCTGGAGCCGCACCCTGGGGGGCGCTCGCCATGTGGTGGCGCCCATGGTGGATCAGAGCGAGCTGGCCTGGAGGCTGCTGAGCCGCCGCCATGGGGCACAGCTCTGCTACACTCCTATGCTGCATGCCCAGGTCTTTGTCCGGGACGCCAATTACCGGAAGGAGAACCTGTACTGCGAAGTGTGTCCTGAGGACAGGCCCCTCATAGTGCAG ttcTGTGCCAATGACCCTGAGGTGTTTGTCCAGGCAGCTCTCCTGGCTCAGGATTACTGTGATGCAATTGATCTGAACTTGGGCTGCCCACAGATGATAGCCAAAAGGG TTCTGCTGGCCCATGAGAAACTCTCAGTTCCAGTCACGTGCAAAATCCGCGTCTTCCCAGAGATAGACAAGACTGTGAGGTACGCCCAGATGCTGGAGAAGGCTGGCTGCCAG CTGCTGACGGTACACGGGCGCACCAAGGAGCAGAAGGGGCCCCTGTCAGGAGCAGCGTCCTGGGAGCACATTAAGGCTGTGCG GAAGGCTGTGGCTATCCCAGTATTTGCCAATGGGAATATCCAGTGCCTGCAGGACGTGGAGCGGTGCATCCAGGACACAGGCGTGCAGGGGGTCATGAGTGCAG AGGGCAACCTGCACAACCCTGCACTGTTTGAGGGCCGGAGCCCTGCCGTGTGGGAGCTGGCTGAGGAGTACCTCGACATTGTGCGGCAGCACCCCTGCCCACTGTCCTGCGTCCGGGCCCACCTCTTCAAGCTTTGGCACCACAC GCTACAGGTGCACCAGCAACTTCGAGAGGAGCTCGCCAGAGTGAAGACCCTGGAGGGCATCGCTGCTGTGAGCCGGGCGCTGAAGCTGCAGTGCCAG GAGGACATGTCGCGGCAGGAGGAGGGAGCCAGGCCCACTGGTGACCTGCCTTTCTTCCACTGGATCTGCCAGCCCTGCGTCCGGCCAGG GCCCAAGGAGAGCACCAAGGAAAGCAGTGGTGGCCGTAGCAAGAGGgccctggaggaagaggagggtggcACAGATGGCCTGTCCAAGAACAAGCAGAAGAAGCAGCTGCGGAACCCCCACAAGACCTTCAACCCATCTCTGAAAC cAAAATATGCAAAGTGTGACCAGTGTGGAAACCCAAAG GGCAACAGGTGTGTGTTCAACCTGTGCCGGGGCTGCTGCAAGAAGCGAGCCTTCCGAGAAACAGCAGATTGCCCAG GTCACGGATtactttttaaaaccaaattaGAGAAGTCTCTGACTTGGAAAGGGACCCAACCTGGGCTGCAGGAGCCTCCACAGACAGGGCCTGTAGCACCAGGTGGCTTCTCTGAGGTTGTGGGCAGTGCCCTGGCCTGA
- the Dus1l gene encoding tRNA-dihydrouridine(16/17) synthase [NAD(P)(+)]-like isoform X1: protein MPKLQGFEFWSRTLGGARHVVAPMVDQSELAWRLLSRRHGAQLCYTPMLHAQVFVRDANYRKENLYCEVCPEDRPLIVQFCANDPEVFVQAALLAQDYCDAIDLNLGCPQMIAKRGHYGAFLQEEWDLLQSMILLAHEKLSVPVTCKIRVFPEIDKTVRYAQMLEKAGCQLLTVHGRTKEQKGPLSGAASWEHIKAVRKAVAIPVFANGNIQCLQDVERCIQDTGVQGVMSAEGNLHNPALFEGRSPAVWELAEEYLDIVRQHPCPLSCVRAHLFKLWHHTLQVHQQLREELARVKTLEGIAAVSRALKLQCQEDMSRQEEGARPTGDLPFFHWICQPCVRPGPKESTKESSGGRSKRALEEEEGGTDGLSKNKQKKQLRNPHKTFNPSLKPKYAKCDQCGNPKGNRCVFNLCRGCCKKRAFRETADCPGHGLLFKTKLEKSLTWKGTQPGLQEPPQTGPVAPGGFSEVVGSALA, encoded by the exons ATGCCCAAGCTGCAGGGGTTCGAGTTCTGGAGCCGCACCCTGGGGGGCGCTCGCCATGTGGTGGCGCCCATGGTGGATCAGAGCGAGCTGGCCTGGAGGCTGCTGAGCCGCCGCCATGGGGCACAGCTCTGCTACACTCCTATGCTGCATGCCCAGGTCTTTGTCCGGGACGCCAATTACCGGAAGGAGAACCTGTACTGCGAAGTGTGTCCTGAGGACAGGCCCCTCATAGTGCAG ttcTGTGCCAATGACCCTGAGGTGTTTGTCCAGGCAGCTCTCCTGGCTCAGGATTACTGTGATGCAATTGATCTGAACTTGGGCTGCCCACAGATGATAGCCAAAAGGG GGCACTACGGCGCCTTTCTGCAGGAGGAGTGGGACCTGCTGCAAAGCATGA TTCTGCTGGCCCATGAGAAACTCTCAGTTCCAGTCACGTGCAAAATCCGCGTCTTCCCAGAGATAGACAAGACTGTGAGGTACGCCCAGATGCTGGAGAAGGCTGGCTGCCAG CTGCTGACGGTACACGGGCGCACCAAGGAGCAGAAGGGGCCCCTGTCAGGAGCAGCGTCCTGGGAGCACATTAAGGCTGTGCG GAAGGCTGTGGCTATCCCAGTATTTGCCAATGGGAATATCCAGTGCCTGCAGGACGTGGAGCGGTGCATCCAGGACACAGGCGTGCAGGGGGTCATGAGTGCAG AGGGCAACCTGCACAACCCTGCACTGTTTGAGGGCCGGAGCCCTGCCGTGTGGGAGCTGGCTGAGGAGTACCTCGACATTGTGCGGCAGCACCCCTGCCCACTGTCCTGCGTCCGGGCCCACCTCTTCAAGCTTTGGCACCACAC GCTACAGGTGCACCAGCAACTTCGAGAGGAGCTCGCCAGAGTGAAGACCCTGGAGGGCATCGCTGCTGTGAGCCGGGCGCTGAAGCTGCAGTGCCAG GAGGACATGTCGCGGCAGGAGGAGGGAGCCAGGCCCACTGGTGACCTGCCTTTCTTCCACTGGATCTGCCAGCCCTGCGTCCGGCCAGG GCCCAAGGAGAGCACCAAGGAAAGCAGTGGTGGCCGTAGCAAGAGGgccctggaggaagaggagggtggcACAGATGGCCTGTCCAAGAACAAGCAGAAGAAGCAGCTGCGGAACCCCCACAAGACCTTCAACCCATCTCTGAAAC cAAAATATGCAAAGTGTGACCAGTGTGGAAACCCAAAG GGCAACAGGTGTGTGTTCAACCTGTGCCGGGGCTGCTGCAAGAAGCGAGCCTTCCGAGAAACAGCAGATTGCCCAG GTCACGGATtactttttaaaaccaaattaGAGAAGTCTCTGACTTGGAAAGGGACCCAACCTGGGCTGCAGGAGCCTCCACAGACAGGGCCTGTAGCACCAGGTGGCTTCTCTGAGGTTGTGGGCAGTGCCCTGGCCTGA
- the Dus1l gene encoding tRNA-dihydrouridine(16/17) synthase [NAD(P)(+)]-like isoform X3, with the protein MPKLQGFEFWSRTLGGARHVVAPMVDQSELAWRLLSRRHGAQLCYTPMLHAQVFVRDANYRKENLYCEVCPEDRPLIVQFCANDPEVFVQAALLAQDYCDAIDLNLGCPQMIAKRGHYGAFLQEEWDLLQSMILLAHEKLSVPVTCKIRVFPEIDKTVRYAQMLEKAGCQLLTVHGRTKEQKGPLSGAASWEHIKAVRKAVAIPVFANGNIQCLQDVERCIQDTGVQGVMSAEGNLHNPALFEGRSPAVWELAEEYLDIVRQHPCPLSCVRAHLFKLWHHTLQVHQQLREELARVKTLEGIAAVSRALKLQCQEDMSRQEEGARPTGDLPFFHWICQPCVRPGPKESTKESSGGRSKRALEEEEGGTDGLSKNKQKKQLRNPHKTFNPSLKPKYAKCDQCGNPKVTDYFLKPN; encoded by the exons ATGCCCAAGCTGCAGGGGTTCGAGTTCTGGAGCCGCACCCTGGGGGGCGCTCGCCATGTGGTGGCGCCCATGGTGGATCAGAGCGAGCTGGCCTGGAGGCTGCTGAGCCGCCGCCATGGGGCACAGCTCTGCTACACTCCTATGCTGCATGCCCAGGTCTTTGTCCGGGACGCCAATTACCGGAAGGAGAACCTGTACTGCGAAGTGTGTCCTGAGGACAGGCCCCTCATAGTGCAG ttcTGTGCCAATGACCCTGAGGTGTTTGTCCAGGCAGCTCTCCTGGCTCAGGATTACTGTGATGCAATTGATCTGAACTTGGGCTGCCCACAGATGATAGCCAAAAGGG GGCACTACGGCGCCTTTCTGCAGGAGGAGTGGGACCTGCTGCAAAGCATGA TTCTGCTGGCCCATGAGAAACTCTCAGTTCCAGTCACGTGCAAAATCCGCGTCTTCCCAGAGATAGACAAGACTGTGAGGTACGCCCAGATGCTGGAGAAGGCTGGCTGCCAG CTGCTGACGGTACACGGGCGCACCAAGGAGCAGAAGGGGCCCCTGTCAGGAGCAGCGTCCTGGGAGCACATTAAGGCTGTGCG GAAGGCTGTGGCTATCCCAGTATTTGCCAATGGGAATATCCAGTGCCTGCAGGACGTGGAGCGGTGCATCCAGGACACAGGCGTGCAGGGGGTCATGAGTGCAG AGGGCAACCTGCACAACCCTGCACTGTTTGAGGGCCGGAGCCCTGCCGTGTGGGAGCTGGCTGAGGAGTACCTCGACATTGTGCGGCAGCACCCCTGCCCACTGTCCTGCGTCCGGGCCCACCTCTTCAAGCTTTGGCACCACAC GCTACAGGTGCACCAGCAACTTCGAGAGGAGCTCGCCAGAGTGAAGACCCTGGAGGGCATCGCTGCTGTGAGCCGGGCGCTGAAGCTGCAGTGCCAG GAGGACATGTCGCGGCAGGAGGAGGGAGCCAGGCCCACTGGTGACCTGCCTTTCTTCCACTGGATCTGCCAGCCCTGCGTCCGGCCAGG GCCCAAGGAGAGCACCAAGGAAAGCAGTGGTGGCCGTAGCAAGAGGgccctggaggaagaggagggtggcACAGATGGCCTGTCCAAGAACAAGCAGAAGAAGCAGCTGCGGAACCCCCACAAGACCTTCAACCCATCTCTGAAAC cAAAATATGCAAAGTGTGACCAGTGTGGAAACCCAAAG GTCACGGATtactttttaaaaccaaattaG